A part of Terriglobus roseus genomic DNA contains:
- a CDS encoding ABC1 kinase family protein, protein MAEPITGILDARSRGRYRDVLAILVRYGLSEMFENLARGRFTPRVSPKTVRDALCELGPAFIKFGQLLSTRDEILSKPFRDELAKLQDETTPFSFAVAQAVIEEELKGTISMLFERIESIPIASGSIGQVHRAWLKDGTEVAVKVQGKGLEELLHCDTAIIQQLILRMKTGGDGDSAARLVSDFMNDVQSELDYELEANNLDRFAWQFEHDSGIRVPRVIRSHSARHVLTTTYEPGTKLADLQGYTPFNKSTAQAFARTLLRQIFCFGFFHGDPHADNVIVSKDGAIGFYDLGLVGELGPPERACVNTLLYSLLQQNAESATASVLALSDSTGSIDAAALREDMRRFLASHRTTHAVVVPRLLADILAITGKYRLILPRGFYLAFKVLATADSVGKNLDPAFDLIPIAMPLLRQNQPAELPQDANAHQDYGIGLGTLLRFQDFSATLLTTFTQLAQGQLKIQLDHLGLEDACRCYDRANARLALVLFVGLLMLGGCGIICSFILAKLLTVRQAVLAVTVLAAVSSIIVALIHRGFRYKNASARQER, encoded by the coding sequence GTGGCAGAACCTATCACCGGAATACTTGATGCGCGCAGCCGTGGACGCTACCGCGACGTGCTCGCAATCCTGGTGCGGTATGGCCTCTCTGAGATGTTTGAGAATCTTGCCCGTGGCAGATTCACGCCACGCGTTTCACCAAAAACTGTGCGTGACGCGCTCTGTGAACTTGGGCCCGCCTTCATTAAGTTCGGCCAGTTACTTTCCACGCGCGATGAAATTCTAAGTAAGCCGTTCCGCGACGAACTGGCCAAGCTGCAGGATGAAACCACGCCATTTTCCTTTGCAGTGGCCCAAGCTGTCATCGAGGAGGAACTCAAGGGCACGATCTCTATGCTCTTTGAGCGTATCGAGAGCATACCCATCGCCTCAGGCTCTATCGGACAGGTGCATCGTGCGTGGTTGAAGGATGGCACGGAAGTCGCAGTAAAAGTGCAGGGAAAAGGCCTTGAAGAACTGCTGCACTGCGATACCGCGATCATCCAACAGCTAATTCTTCGCATGAAGACTGGCGGCGACGGCGATTCCGCGGCTCGACTTGTCTCAGACTTTATGAACGACGTTCAGTCTGAGTTGGACTATGAACTGGAGGCAAACAACCTTGACCGGTTTGCCTGGCAATTCGAACATGACTCCGGTATTCGTGTTCCACGCGTCATCCGTTCCCACTCTGCGCGTCACGTTCTTACAACAACGTATGAGCCGGGGACGAAATTAGCGGATCTCCAGGGCTATACGCCCTTCAACAAGTCGACCGCGCAGGCCTTTGCGAGAACGTTACTGCGGCAGATCTTCTGTTTCGGGTTCTTTCACGGCGATCCACATGCGGACAATGTCATCGTCTCGAAGGATGGCGCGATCGGGTTCTATGACCTTGGCCTGGTAGGAGAGCTTGGTCCCCCGGAACGTGCGTGCGTGAACACGCTGCTGTACAGCTTGTTGCAGCAGAATGCGGAATCAGCGACGGCCTCCGTCCTTGCTCTTTCGGATTCGACCGGAAGCATTGATGCTGCCGCACTGCGTGAGGACATGAGGCGTTTTCTTGCGAGCCATCGAACCACGCATGCTGTTGTCGTACCCCGTCTGCTCGCAGATATTTTGGCAATCACTGGAAAATACCGACTTATCCTGCCACGCGGTTTCTACCTCGCCTTTAAGGTATTGGCAACGGCAGACAGTGTTGGCAAGAATCTCGATCCTGCTTTTGATTTGATTCCGATTGCAATGCCATTGCTTCGTCAAAACCAGCCGGCAGAATTGCCGCAGGATGCCAACGCTCATCAGGACTACGGGATTGGTCTGGGAACTCTCCTGCGGTTTCAGGATTTTTCTGCAACGCTGCTGACGACGTTCACTCAACTCGCGCAGGGACAGCTCAAAATCCAGCTTGATCACCTGGGCCTTGAAGACGCCTGTCGGTGCTATGACCGGGCTAATGCGCGACTGGCGTTGGTCCTGTTTGTTGGCCTGCTTATGCTCGGTGGCTGCGGCATTATCTGCAGCTTCATTCTGGCTAAGCTGCTAACAGTTCGACAGGCAGTCTTAGCGGTGACTGTCCTTGCTGCCGTTTCAAGCATCATCGTAGCTTTGATTCATCGCGGGTTTCGATACAAGAACGCTTCTGCGAGGCAAGAGCGATGA
- a CDS encoding phosphatase PAP2 family protein, with amino-acid sequence MKLVRLSEPRPFRLLADVTNQMCNGWIYAPLALWVIFLHEWKLLFALLSGVVVAHLLYGSTKPRLARERPFHFAKNVPYRGRCLDQYSFPSGHCMTLSVVGVLLCWQHHRAIPELVFGLLLLCWARVASGQHYPSDLIAGIGVGSFVATSLALCLF; translated from the coding sequence GTGAAGCTGGTACGGCTATCAGAACCCAGGCCGTTTCGCCTACTTGCAGATGTCACCAATCAGATGTGCAATGGCTGGATTTATGCACCGCTGGCGCTGTGGGTCATTTTTCTGCATGAGTGGAAGCTGTTATTCGCGCTTTTGAGTGGGGTTGTCGTAGCGCATCTGTTGTACGGTTCCACCAAGCCACGCCTTGCTCGCGAACGGCCATTTCACTTCGCCAAGAACGTTCCGTATCGTGGGCGCTGCCTGGATCAATACTCTTTCCCTAGCGGTCATTGCATGACCTTATCCGTGGTCGGTGTGTTGCTTTGCTGGCAACATCATCGAGCTATCCCAGAGCTTGTGTTCGGATTGTTGTTGCTGTGCTGGGCTCGCGTCGCAAGCGGCCAGCACTATCCTTCGGATCTTATCGCAGGGATTGGAGTCGGATCGTTTGTTGCGACATCTCTCGCTCTCTGCCTCTTCTAA
- a CDS encoding DNA polymerase III subunit alpha — MTDVGEYVELHASSAFSFLEGASQPEDLIKAAFQEDMAAIALLDRNGFYGSARFHTSAKENDVRAHVGAEISVADFGMKLVPPLGLPDQYPARPARVPLLCTSRVGYQNLCQMITRFKMRETTKCEGVALLDDLKEFRAGLICMTGGDEGVLAAALTRGGESEGRRCVEQLVDVYGPHNVYVELQRHGIRAQEARNQAALRIAESLKLPIVATNGVRYATPYDREVLDVFTSIQNHVSLDDAGRLLQCNSQRFVRNARTMHHLFRDLPEALDNTLLISQRLKFELNDLGYEFPCYTTNTGEPMEIYLRKRVAEGMALRYGAKRNSELYKRAQTQAERELTLIEKLGFAGYFLIVWDIVQYCRSSDILVQGRGSAANSVVCYALQITAIDPIGMDLLFERFLNENRNEWPDIDLDLPSGDKREQAIQYIYTRYGELGAAMAANVISYRGKSAAREVGKALGFDEETLGRLSGLIGHWEWRKKDETLKDNFRHAGFDPSHWRIAKYVELCERLQDLPRHLGQHSGGMIVCQGQLNKVVPLERASMRGRSVVQWDKEDCADLGLIKIDLLGLGMMAVMKDCITLIPQHYGDEVDLAHMPEDKEVYETLSRADTVGMFQVESRAQMASLPRNNPKEFYDLVVQVAIIRPGPIVGKMMHPYMRRRQGKEKVTYPLDELEPVLKRTLGVPLFQEQLLKIAMVVGNFSGAEAEELRKAVGMRRSWKRMEELMVKLRAGMQTNKIAPATQDVIVQSIQSFALYGFPESHAASFALIAYASAYFKVKYLAAFTCAMLNNQPMGFYSAAVLVKDAQRHGLKVRYIDAQTSEVACTVQAEHDGSLSLQLGLNYVRGLKRSSATSLVDERKAHGHFRSVNDLSLRVPCLTRGDLTQLARIGALNSFSDVEHRRDAIWQVEQAARAVGPLLRAVDVQKEQYVSPLKRMTTGDRLVSDYAGTGLTTSAHPMAYWRAQLRHEGLLNSTELRSVEDGTFVAIAGAIIARQRPGTALGFIFLSMEDEAGIANIVIHPDLYDRYRVLVTRAKFLKVYGQLQNQDSVIHIKAKSLEAFSADPVDIRSHDFH, encoded by the coding sequence ATGACTGACGTTGGTGAGTATGTGGAGCTGCATGCGTCCAGCGCGTTTAGCTTTCTTGAAGGAGCTTCCCAGCCGGAAGACCTCATCAAAGCTGCATTTCAGGAAGACATGGCTGCGATTGCGTTGCTTGATCGCAACGGCTTCTACGGCTCCGCTCGTTTTCATACGTCAGCAAAAGAAAACGATGTGCGTGCTCATGTTGGCGCGGAGATCTCAGTCGCAGATTTCGGGATGAAGCTTGTTCCTCCATTAGGCCTCCCGGATCAATATCCTGCTCGACCTGCAAGGGTGCCCCTGCTCTGTACATCCCGTGTTGGGTATCAAAATCTCTGCCAAATGATCACGCGCTTCAAAATGCGTGAAACCACCAAATGTGAAGGGGTAGCGCTTTTAGACGATTTGAAAGAGTTCCGAGCTGGCCTCATCTGCATGACCGGAGGAGACGAAGGTGTACTTGCTGCCGCCCTTACACGTGGTGGCGAATCAGAAGGCAGACGGTGCGTAGAACAGTTAGTAGACGTCTACGGACCACACAATGTCTACGTAGAATTGCAGCGCCATGGCATCAGAGCGCAAGAGGCTCGTAACCAGGCCGCGCTGCGTATCGCTGAGTCTCTCAAACTACCCATTGTGGCCACCAACGGAGTTCGCTACGCGACTCCATATGATCGTGAAGTGCTGGATGTATTCACATCCATTCAGAATCACGTTTCACTGGATGATGCAGGCCGCCTGTTGCAATGCAACTCACAGCGTTTTGTTCGTAACGCAAGAACAATGCATCATTTGTTTCGTGATCTGCCGGAAGCGCTGGACAATACATTGCTCATCTCGCAGCGCTTGAAATTTGAGCTGAACGATCTGGGATATGAGTTCCCCTGCTACACCACCAATACAGGCGAGCCAATGGAGATCTACCTTCGCAAGCGCGTCGCGGAAGGTATGGCGCTTCGCTACGGAGCCAAACGCAATTCTGAGTTATATAAGCGTGCCCAAACGCAGGCGGAGCGAGAACTTACACTTATTGAAAAGCTCGGCTTTGCTGGCTACTTTCTCATCGTGTGGGACATCGTCCAATACTGCAGGTCAAGCGACATCCTCGTGCAGGGGAGGGGAAGCGCAGCAAATTCTGTTGTTTGCTATGCGCTTCAAATCACAGCCATCGACCCTATCGGTATGGACCTCCTCTTCGAACGCTTCCTAAACGAAAACCGCAATGAATGGCCTGACATCGACCTGGATCTACCCTCCGGTGATAAGCGCGAGCAGGCGATCCAGTACATCTATACGCGCTATGGAGAATTGGGTGCAGCCATGGCCGCGAATGTGATCAGTTATCGCGGAAAATCAGCGGCGAGGGAAGTTGGCAAAGCGCTTGGCTTTGATGAAGAAACTCTAGGCAGACTCTCTGGTCTTATCGGCCATTGGGAGTGGCGCAAGAAGGACGAAACGCTAAAAGATAATTTTCGGCATGCAGGCTTTGATCCATCGCATTGGAGAATCGCAAAGTATGTCGAATTGTGTGAGCGCTTGCAGGATTTGCCTCGCCATCTGGGGCAGCACTCTGGCGGCATGATCGTCTGCCAGGGGCAACTGAATAAAGTCGTTCCACTCGAACGGGCGTCAATGCGTGGCCGCAGCGTCGTGCAATGGGATAAAGAAGACTGCGCAGATTTAGGCTTAATCAAAATCGATCTGCTTGGTTTAGGCATGATGGCAGTCATGAAAGACTGCATTACCTTGATTCCGCAGCACTACGGCGATGAAGTGGATCTAGCCCACATGCCGGAAGACAAGGAAGTGTATGAAACTCTTAGCCGTGCAGACACCGTAGGGATGTTTCAGGTGGAGAGTCGTGCACAAATGGCTTCGCTGCCACGCAATAATCCAAAAGAGTTCTACGACCTCGTTGTGCAGGTCGCCATCATCCGTCCAGGACCTATCGTTGGTAAGATGATGCACCCTTACATGCGCCGCAGGCAGGGTAAAGAGAAAGTGACGTATCCGCTCGATGAATTAGAGCCAGTACTTAAACGCACCTTAGGCGTGCCTCTCTTTCAAGAGCAACTGCTGAAGATTGCGATGGTCGTAGGTAACTTCAGCGGGGCTGAAGCTGAGGAATTGCGCAAGGCCGTAGGCATGCGCCGTTCCTGGAAGCGTATGGAAGAGCTGATGGTAAAGCTTCGTGCGGGCATGCAGACTAACAAGATTGCCCCCGCCACGCAGGATGTGATCGTGCAGAGCATTCAGTCCTTTGCACTGTATGGATTTCCTGAATCGCACGCCGCCAGCTTTGCACTCATCGCGTATGCTTCGGCCTATTTCAAGGTAAAGTATCTCGCTGCGTTCACTTGTGCCATGCTCAACAATCAGCCAATGGGATTTTATTCGGCGGCCGTGCTCGTCAAAGATGCGCAGCGACACGGACTCAAGGTGCGATACATCGATGCGCAAACATCCGAGGTGGCGTGCACAGTACAAGCTGAACACGATGGTTCGCTCTCATTGCAGCTGGGATTGAATTATGTTCGAGGCTTGAAGAGAAGTTCCGCAACATCACTCGTAGACGAGCGGAAGGCCCACGGTCACTTTCGCAGTGTGAATGACCTCAGTCTCAGAGTGCCTTGCCTTACACGTGGCGATCTCACCCAGCTGGCTCGTATCGGGGCATTGAATTCATTCAGCGATGTAGAGCATAGACGCGATGCAATCTGGCAAGTAGAACAGGCTGCACGTGCTGTGGGGCCTCTGCTGCGTGCTGTGGATGTGCAGAAAGAGCAGTATGTATCGCCTCTAAAGCGTATGACTACGGGAGATCGTCTGGTAAGCGACTACGCCGGCACAGGTCTCACCACGAGCGCACATCCCATGGCCTACTGGCGCGCACAACTTCGTCATGAAGGACTACTGAACAGCACGGAGCTTCGCTCTGTAGAGGATGGGACTTTTGTTGCCATCGCGGGAGCCATCATCGCTCGCCAACGTCCAGGTACTGCACTGGGCTTTATCTTCCTGTCTATGGAAGATGAGGCCGGTATCGCGAATATTGTCATCCATCCGGATCTTTACGATCGTTATCGTGTTCTTGTCACTCGCGCAAAATTCCTTAAGGTATATGGACAATTACAGAATCAAGACAGTGTGATCCATATCAAGGCGAAATCTCTGGAGGCCTTCTCGGCTGACCCTGTCGATATTCGATCCCACGACTTCCATTGA
- a CDS encoding DNA polymerase Y family protein yields MGSLVQQYVCAYVPELAAQARIRLRPELAENPVVILAGKPPLQMAVSMSHKARRMGIAVGMTPTELEAFTELTILRRSAAEEKSATSAILETAGSFTPRIQVWPSQNSFVFVLDMTGTTLIFGDSTKSAMSISEAIKSLGLHVRIAVSQNIHTAVCAAPYAHRVPHVIPAGQERDTLARLPLSSLPLTIEQADALNMWGLHTVGEFASLPQHDLVARMGQAGYRLQLMARGEHPHTFVPEEPLFLLKENIEFDYAEESLDSLLFVIGPLLDQLIARASARALALASVTIRLTLEGGIEHCRTVKPAIPLIDRSSLLKLLHLDLQAHAPSASVVGMCIHAQAGKRGAAQEGLFSPQLPEPTRLDLTLAQIEALVGEGAVGSPRLSDTHHADSFVMDRFIACAKQSNADPNALSTMLRRIRPPAVLRIRLDEEGRPSWFAWRGQRYTITDAFGPWRCSGEWWSQQVWAREEWDVRAIAGDHALVCVLLHDLLHKQWMLDAFYD; encoded by the coding sequence GTGGGCAGTCTAGTGCAGCAGTACGTTTGCGCGTATGTGCCGGAGTTAGCCGCACAGGCACGTATACGGCTACGGCCTGAACTTGCAGAAAACCCGGTAGTAATCTTGGCCGGTAAACCACCCTTGCAGATGGCCGTAAGCATGTCACACAAGGCGCGTCGCATGGGTATAGCCGTAGGCATGACTCCAACAGAGTTGGAAGCATTTACGGAGCTCACGATCCTGCGTCGCTCAGCGGCAGAAGAGAAATCTGCAACATCGGCAATCCTGGAAACTGCAGGAAGTTTCACTCCCCGTATACAGGTGTGGCCCTCTCAAAACAGTTTCGTGTTTGTGTTGGACATGACAGGTACAACGTTGATCTTTGGAGATTCCACAAAGTCCGCAATGAGTATCTCAGAGGCCATCAAATCTCTTGGACTGCACGTCCGAATCGCAGTTAGTCAAAATATTCATACTGCGGTTTGCGCGGCTCCATATGCTCATCGTGTTCCACATGTGATTCCTGCTGGTCAGGAGCGGGACACACTTGCACGGCTTCCGCTGAGCTCCCTTCCACTGACCATCGAACAAGCTGACGCGTTAAACATGTGGGGTCTGCACACTGTGGGTGAATTCGCCAGCCTGCCACAGCATGATCTTGTGGCGCGTATGGGGCAAGCCGGATACCGCCTTCAATTAATGGCACGCGGAGAGCATCCGCATACGTTCGTGCCGGAAGAGCCACTTTTTCTCTTGAAAGAAAATATCGAGTTTGACTATGCCGAAGAGAGTCTGGACTCTCTTCTCTTTGTCATCGGCCCTCTGCTTGATCAGTTGATTGCTCGTGCGTCGGCACGAGCACTTGCGCTGGCATCTGTCACGATACGACTGACACTCGAAGGCGGTATTGAGCATTGCCGCACGGTAAAGCCTGCAATTCCGCTTATTGATAGATCGTCGCTATTGAAGCTGCTCCATCTTGATCTACAGGCGCATGCTCCATCTGCTTCTGTTGTTGGGATGTGCATTCATGCGCAGGCGGGTAAGCGAGGCGCAGCACAAGAGGGACTCTTTAGCCCACAACTACCAGAGCCAACGCGGTTGGATCTGACTCTGGCTCAGATTGAGGCCCTGGTGGGTGAAGGAGCGGTAGGTAGTCCGCGTCTGTCGGATACGCACCATGCCGATAGCTTCGTTATGGATCGCTTCATCGCGTGTGCAAAACAGTCCAATGCAGATCCTAATGCTCTATCCACCATGCTGCGGCGTATAAGACCACCGGCTGTCCTTCGCATACGGCTTGATGAAGAGGGCAGGCCAAGTTGGTTCGCGTGGCGAGGACAACGGTACACCATCACAGATGCATTCGGTCCGTGGCGTTGCAGTGGAGAATGGTGGTCGCAGCAAGTATGGGCTCGTGAAGAGTGGGATGTACGAGCGATTGCCGGCGATCATGCTCTGGTATGCGTTCTACTGCACGATTTGCTTCACAAGCAATGGATGCTGGATGCGTTCTATGACTGA
- a CDS encoding sulfatase: MFNQPSTRRNFLKAAATASAATAIRPVAALGQAASLPNIVYLHSHDSGRYLRPYGHNVPTPNLMRIASRGILFRKMHCAAPSCSASRSALLTGQSPHAAGMNGLAHLGWKLHDYKQHILHTLREQKGYYTVLAGLQHIAVDPKVIGFDEILPGTHRLAADVADHTVEFLNKAPKQPFFLDCGFFETHRDYPAPTDNADYILPPSPLPDNPSTRIDMAGFHQSARDMDKAVGRILDALEANGLRENTLIISTTDHGIAFPTMKANLGDAGIGVSFMMSGPGEFSKAGVCDALLSHIDVFPTICDYLGMSKPAWLAGKSFLPVVRGEKEEVNDAIFAEVTYHAAYEPKRCVRTARYKYQRRYDGRTTYVLPNCDDGAAKSYWLREGWQKQQLLHSEELYDLVFDPAERNDLARDPAHTETLQHMRKQMDEWMRATNDPLLHGPVPLPPGGRSAPVNGISPKEMPTSKGQFS; this comes from the coding sequence ATGTTCAATCAACCCAGCACCCGTCGCAACTTCCTGAAAGCAGCCGCAACTGCATCTGCAGCCACAGCGATTCGTCCTGTGGCTGCGCTGGGGCAAGCGGCATCCCTGCCCAATATTGTGTATTTGCATTCGCATGATTCAGGCCGTTATCTGCGGCCCTATGGACACAATGTTCCTACACCGAACCTGATGCGAATTGCCAGTCGAGGCATTCTGTTTCGGAAGATGCACTGCGCAGCACCTTCATGCTCAGCGAGTCGCTCAGCCTTGTTGACTGGCCAGAGTCCGCACGCCGCGGGCATGAACGGCCTTGCTCATCTGGGATGGAAGTTGCATGACTATAAACAACACATCCTGCATACCCTTCGCGAACAGAAGGGGTACTACACCGTTCTTGCGGGCCTGCAACATATCGCTGTCGATCCTAAGGTGATTGGCTTTGACGAGATATTGCCAGGAACACATCGCCTCGCTGCGGATGTTGCCGACCACACGGTTGAGTTTCTGAATAAAGCTCCCAAACAGCCGTTCTTTTTGGACTGCGGCTTCTTTGAGACACACCGTGATTACCCAGCGCCGACTGACAACGCGGACTACATCCTTCCACCTTCTCCTCTGCCGGATAATCCATCCACCCGCATCGACATGGCTGGTTTTCATCAGAGCGCTCGAGATATGGACAAGGCTGTGGGCCGCATCCTTGACGCGCTGGAAGCCAATGGTCTGCGTGAAAACACTCTCATCATCAGCACCACGGACCATGGCATTGCATTTCCGACGATGAAAGCAAACCTCGGTGACGCAGGAATTGGCGTGTCATTCATGATGAGCGGGCCAGGAGAATTTTCCAAAGCAGGCGTTTGCGATGCCTTGCTATCGCACATCGATGTATTCCCAACCATCTGTGACTACTTGGGCATGAGCAAACCGGCATGGCTGGCCGGAAAATCGTTTCTTCCTGTCGTGCGCGGAGAGAAGGAAGAAGTCAACGACGCGATCTTTGCCGAAGTCACGTATCACGCTGCATACGAGCCGAAACGATGTGTCCGCACAGCGCGCTACAAGTATCAACGTCGCTACGACGGACGAACCACCTATGTTCTACCGAACTGTGACGACGGCGCTGCAAAATCCTACTGGTTGCGCGAAGGCTGGCAAAAGCAACAGCTATTGCACTCAGAGGAGCTGTACGATCTGGTGTTCGATCCAGCAGAACGTAACGATCTAGCCCGCGACCCAGCCCATACAGAAACACTGCAACATATGCGGAAGCAGATGGATGAGTGGATGCGTGCCACAAACGATCCTCTATTGCATGGACCGGTACCTCTACCGCCAGGAGGCCGCTCAGCTCCAGTGAACGGTATCTCTCCTAAGGAAATGCCCACCAGTAAAGGGCAGTTTTCATAA